TGCTCCGGCAGGGGCCGACCGCGGTGAAAAACCCGTAACGGCAACCGTACCGGCGCTGTAGCGCTTGACCTCCAGGATGCTTCCCACCGCGTCGTACACATACTCCGCCGTCTCGCCGGAGGCATTCGTGACGGTTTTCAGGCGTCCAAGCTCGTCATAGGAATAGGTCGTCGCCTCGGCGACGAAACACAGGCAGAACAGCAACAGTGTGGCAACACCTCGCTGCCACGCAGAAAACGGATGAATCGTACGCACACGGTTCCTTGCCCGACGACAGATCGGGGATTGGCACGAGGGGGTTCGCTCGCTGCGGCAGGCTGGGCGCGAGCGTTGCATCGAAAGACAACCATCTATTGTACGGAAAATTCCCGTTGGGTCGAGCCAGATGCTCCAAACAGCAACATCGCCGATACATCGATGACGTGACACGTTATTCCACTGGCTTATGACGTCTCCGATGCGTTCGTCACCGCGACGTCGACGCTTCCTCCATGAACGAAATGGCACAAACGGTGTGATCGCGTATCATGCTTTTCCGTGGCGCAGCCCATTTACGCACATCAGGCGAGTTCCGAAAGCACCGGACGCCGGAAGAGCAACTTATGGCACACCGAGCTTTCCTCAGACTCCTGATTGCGGTTGTCGCGTGCAATGTCGCGACCCTGTCCTGCGCCGGCGGGACTTCAGAAGTGCACAACGCCGCATCCATGCTTGGCGAAACGCTTTTTCAAGCACCGCGCTCAGCGCGGATGGCACCGTCAGCTGTGCCACCTGTCACCGACCGGAACTGGCCTTTACGGATGGCCGTGCTGTGGCTGTCGGCGTTGACCAACGACAAGGAACGCGGAACTCACCGACGTTGATCGACCTGCCTTCCGATGCGCCACTGTTCTGGGACGGTCGTCGCCAGCACCTGGAAGAACTCATCGTTGATCCGTTGACGAGCTTCCACGAACACGGATTCGCAACCGCGCAGGACGTTGCAGACCGCGTTGGCGAAGTTCCGGCATTGCGTGAAGCCTATGCGCGCACTTTCGGAAGCGATGCCGCCATTGACGCGCAGCGCCTGTCGGCGGCACTCGCCGCCTATGTGCGTTCGATTGACACAGAACCGACAGCGCTCGAAAAGTTTCTCGTCCATCGCGACACTGCGCGTCTCACCCGCGAACAACAGCGGGGCCTTGAGCTCTTTCGCGGGCGCGCCGGTTGCACCGGCTGCCACACGCTCGACGAGAAGCGCGCAACCCTGACGGACAATCAATTCCACGATCGAGGTATTGGTGCCCGTCATCGCGAGGCCGGCCTGGGTGTGGTCGTCAACCGGGCACTTTCCAGCGAGCCCGAAAGGCTCGGCCAGACTATTCCCGCCGACGCGGCAGTCGCCGCACTGGGCCGGTTTGTCGTGACGCGAAATCCGAAGGATATCGGCGCATTCCGTACGCCGACGCTACGAAATGTCGCCGTGACCGGTCCATATATGCACGATGGATCGATCGCGTCGCTGGCCGATGCGGTGGATCACGAGCTGTACTACGCCGATGAAACGCACGGCGCCGGATTTGACGCGCAGGACCGGCAGGCGCTGGTAGCGTTCTTGTCGGCATTGACGGAGGCGCGCTACTGCCACCGTGATTCCACGTGTGCTCCCTCCGCCACACCGGCGCGCAGCGGCCCGTAGCGTGGCTCGCTGCGTGACGCCTGACATCCGCTACGGCCGCGGCTGCCCCAGCTGGCGGATCATGCTGTCGACACTGCCGCGCATCTTGCGTACCTGGTCCCAGATGTCGTGGTCCAGCGTCATCTTGTGGTGCAGCGCCGAGACCAGGGGCAGC
This genomic stretch from Tahibacter amnicola harbors:
- a CDS encoding cytochrome-c peroxidase; this translates as MRSSPRRRRFLHERNGTNGVIAYHAFPWRSPFTHIRRVPKAPDAGRATYGTPSFPQTPDCGCRVQCRDPVLRRRDFRSAQRRIHAWRNAFSSTALSADGTVSCATCHRPELAFTDGRAVAVGVDQRQGTRNSPTLIDLPSDAPLFWDGRRQHLEELIVDPLTSFHEHGFATAQDVADRVGEVPALREAYARTFGSDAAIDAQRLSAALAAYVRSIDTEPTALEKFLVHRDTARLTREQQRGLELFRGRAGCTGCHTLDEKRATLTDNQFHDRGIGARHREAGLGVVVNRALSSEPERLGQTIPADAAVAALGRFVVTRNPKDIGAFRTPTLRNVAVTGPYMHDGSIASLADAVDHELYYADETHGAGFDAQDRQALVAFLSALTEARYCHRDSTCAPSATPARSGP